The genomic stretch CTCGGAAGTGACTTTACATCGCGCTTGTTATGGTGATGGTATACAGCCTTTGTTACAAGGTGAAAAATATAAAGGGTTTCTGTCTGCGCTGGACAAAAATAATTGCCTCGGTCGATATTTTAATGAGCATCATAAAAGCGCTGATACAGATGCATATTATGTTGTTATTAAATGTCCAAAAGGCAGTAATGTCGCGAAATATAATACATTAAGACAGCAAGTCGCGACTGAATACCTCATACCAAGAAACTCTCGTTTCACTTTAGTCAGCAAAGAAGAGATTGTAGATAGCACTGAGATCCGGACATTAGCGGGCACGATCAATGCACGGAAACTGAAGAAAATTATTAGAATTGAATTAGTATTAAAAAAGCGTAATTGGTTGAAGAAAATATTGCGTAAAATAGCAACATGATTTCAGTTGGCAATTTAAAGTTTGTATATAAGGATCATCACAAAACTACCTCTTTATTTCCGTTTTATGTTATCTAGCGCATGTTTCTTGAAAACGATATATTTACCATATTTTATATATGTAATAGTCTGGTAAATGAGACAGCATGTCTAGAAAGTACATTTTGATAAAGTACAGTTTGATAAAGTAAGGCTCGATAAAATACAGCTAAAATGGATAAGAAGGTATTGCAATGGAATCGCCCCTCAAAGAAGTCATGTTTGAATACGTGCCAACCACCCAAGAAGTGGAAAGCCTATTACAGCAAACGCCGAACGCAAAAATTAATATAGCAAACACCAAGCAGGCCTGTGATATCAGTCAGATCAGTCATCTCAGCCATTATGGCTATTGTATTAATGGTATTCATATCGAAGTTGATATATGTGATGCGACAGAAATCGAGCCGCTGTGGTCGTTTCTGGAACTGGATTTCTTACGCATTAGTTTTACGAGTGATGAAGTACTGGAAGATGATTTCAACGGCTTTCTGACTTGGTTGGAAAATGCGGATAAACTGGAAGCGTTAGCGTTAGAAGCCCAGCCTCTGCATCAGGATGATGGCTTACAATTGCTGTCGATTTATTTTGCTGCGTCAAAACAGTTTCCCGTGTCCTTGTTTGTTAAAAACAATGTAGATACAGCGGCAATGCCGTCACTGCCTGCACTACAGGTATTAAATCATGCAAATGCGGCAATGACGATGAAGGCTTTTTAAGTTACGCGTCTTTATGTCCTGCTAATACCCGTTGCATCAATGCATCGAGTTGCTGTAACTCATCTGCAGATAATACACTGAAGGTATTTCTTTCTTGTTGGTGCAACTCGGGCATGACAGTTTCGATTAACTGCTTGCCTTTACTGGTGAGTAGCACCAATTTACTGCGTTTGTCTTCTGGGTTATCAATTCTAGCAATCAATTCAGATTGGCTTAAACGATTCAGTACCTTAGTCAGTCCACCGGAACTGAATATCATCGCTTGATATAACGTAGTGGGTGATAGGCAGTATGGCATTGCGCTACGTCTTAATGTCGCTAATACACCAAATTCAGCCCGTTGTAATTCATGACTCCCTACCAATGTTTCCATTTGCTGACTGCATAGATTGCTTACTTGCAGTAATCGTAACAATGCTGGTGAAACGGTATCAGCACATTCAGGCCAGTTAATCTCCATCATTTTTACTATGTCAGTAATGTCGTTTGCCATGTTTTATAATTCCATGTGAAGGGTAACAGATCCCTGTCTTTGTCAGATAACCAATAATATATCTTGCCAGGAAGGTAAAGTCCAGCTACTATCTTTCCAGAAAGGTAAATTAAGGTG from Moritella marina ATCC 15381 encodes the following:
- a CDS encoding MarR family winged helix-turn-helix transcriptional regulator, encoding MANDITDIVKMMEINWPECADTVSPALLRLLQVSNLCSQQMETLVGSHELQRAEFGVLATLRRSAMPYCLSPTTLYQAMIFSSGGLTKVLNRLSQSELIARIDNPEDKRSKLVLLTSKGKQLIETVMPELHQQERNTFSVLSADELQQLDALMQRVLAGHKDA